Proteins encoded together in one Monomorium pharaonis isolate MP-MQ-018 chromosome 8, ASM1337386v2, whole genome shotgun sequence window:
- the LOC105828589 gene encoding uncharacterized protein LOC105828589 isoform X1, producing the protein MDSNMSTAAFMHRSGGTSSASSAGTGSSTGGGPGNPAGGGRMAVIGVTRNVRLRRRGNAGFGFSLRGGREYAAGFYVSDVQPGGEAHRNGLRVGDQILRVNGYPVEDAVHQEVALLAKNQQVLVLKIRSVGMIPVKDNPNDPVTWHMVQQQQQQLQYNESGIGGVPSSEVRIRILVGEKGRLGCGVCRGIVPGLTVQGTREGGPARAAGLKAGDVIIWCNGQRLTDLPFERAIEVMRSSAILDLVVQRPTSPSHLYDCPEPLWTRGSSGYDSETSSVAAASPPPQHQNNPSSSPQHHHHDGRMHQRYPRDDACNRNGRICCPLALSTTSCSSSSEWPHVDQAPEWSRKPNNTTVIRVNQSSNQNQNHRPIPGGQYHFNPRGNYDDDIDNEPLYDPVAPRIDYEVHDFDANPRDEANRRLAYRRDNARQQDVIYDGPADDLPMYHGSKENGQAVGNRLTDLQLMQRQSEAERKTVTTVEVHQSVCPPAPPPPLPYKWPAENRPRLTFRNTVTSHRYFVIATETKPMNAMGMQMGSTMSMGSTGSTETESSLESSCSKDSASTSSSLSTSSSCEPASTVSYGSAATGKTTDTSTTATYATPRKDVAKTSPIASTDLSTAITQELQRRAQQRLNNAAKAEAPKEKAPDNRKPQNPEALRSQEQKVTHDKLMEEFKRAHQKMFNSAQQKAQASEQVSKDVQEKEQEKRTLNETTTTATVTTTTAGPPVPPPAPPLPFPSKNRNTDESVEMQSIESFKLKETPNTVPKPPPTYFPVTSPSSTSGSPRHVGTGSKVPKDAATSPVAELAKSMSASVSPTNGPQSSKLPGGKVAIRIGSYEGETKQPSRLEFLPQQPGRDKNGIADETDNGPVVSRLQNELAATLQRSNLRKKTEGENQSPVKTIHENITTSNNETTNSEPNKLLQSNIEKLASALSNKVTIKVNPENSSR; encoded by the exons ATGGATAGTAACATGTCAACCGCCGCCTTCATGCATCG GTCGGGTGGCACATCCAGCGCGTCAAGTGCTGGCACGGGATCGTCGACCGGCGGAGGTCCTGGGAATCCGGCAGGAGGCGGTAGGATGGCCGTCATCGGCGTGACCAGGAATGTACGTCTGAGGCGACGCGGTAACGCCGGCTTCGGTTTCTCATTACGGGGTGGACGCGAATACGCCGCCGGATTCTACGTCAGTGACGTCCAACCGGGTGGCGAGGCTCACAGAAACGGATTGAGG GTAGGCGACCAGATCCTGAGGGTAAACGGTTACCCAGTGGAGGACGCCGTCCACCAGGAGGTCGCGCTCCTGGCGAAGAATCAGCAAGTCCTGGTTCTCAAAATTCGAA GCGTCGGGATGATACCTGTAAAAGA CAATCCAAACGATCCGGTTACCTGGCACATGgtgcagcaacagcaacagcagttACAATACAACGAAAGTGGTATAGGCGGTGTACCGAGCTCAGAAGTCCGAATTCGGATACTCGTCGGCGAGAAGGGACGCTTGGGCTGCGGCGTCTGCAGAGGCATCGTACCTGGTCTCACCGTTCAG GGCACGAGGGAGGGCGGTCCCGCGCGAGCGGCGGGCCTGAAGGCCGGCGACGTGATAATCTGGTGCAACGGGCAGCGGCTCACCGATCTTCCGTTCGAGCGGGCCATCGAGGTGATGCGCAGCTCGGCGATCCTCGACCTCGTGGTGCAACGACCCACGTCCCCCAGTCATCTTTACGACTGTCCCGAGCCGCTGTGGACCCGCGGCTCCAGCGGCTACGATTCCGAGACGTCCAGCGTGGCGGCCGCGAGCCCGCCGCCCCAGCATCAGAACAACCCGTCGTCCTCGCCGCAGCATCACCACCACGACGGCAGGATGCATCAGCGGTATCCGCGCGACGACGCCTGCAACAGAAACGGCAG GATATGCTGCCCCCTCGCCCTGTCGACCACCAGCTGCAGTTCCTCCTCGGAGTGGCCGCACGTGGATCAG GCGCCGGAATGGTCGCGTAAACCGAATAACACAACCGTGATTCGTGTTAATCAGAGCTCGAACCAGAACCAGAATCACCGGCCTATACCGGGTGGGCAGTATCACTTCAATCCGCGCGGCAATTACGACGATGACATCGACAACGAGCCGCTTTACGATCCCGTGGCGCCCAGGATCGACTACGAGGTGCATGATTTCGATGCGAATCCACGGGACGAGGCCAATCGCCGGCTGGCCTATCGGCGAGATAACGCGAGGCAGCAGGACGTGATTTATGACGGGCCCGCGGACGACCTGCCCATGTACCATGGCTCCAAA GAGAACGGCCAGGCGGTCGGCAATCGATTGACGGACCTGCAACTCATGCAGCGACAGAGCGAGGCCGAGAGGAAGACGGTAACGACCGTAGAGGTGCATCAGTCGGTCTGTCCACCTGCACCTCCGCCGCCGCTTCCTTACAAATGGCCAGCAG AGAATCGTCCGCGTCTAACGTTTCGTAATACCGTCACAAGTCACCGTTACTTCGTCATCGCTACAGAGACCAAGCCAATGAACGCCATGGGCATGCAAATGGGCAGCACCATGTCGATGGGCAGCACCGGCTCGACGGAGACCGAGTCGAGCCTCGAGTCGTCCTGCAGCAAGGATTCCgcgtcgacgtcgtcgtccCTGTCGACGTCGTCGTCCTGCGAGCCGGCGTCCACCGTTTCTTACGGCTCGGCGGCGACCGGCAAGACGACGGACACCTCGACGACGGCCACGTACGCGACGCCGCGCAAGGACGTCGCCAAGACCTCGCCGATCGCGAGCACCGATCTGAGCACCGCCATCACGCAGGAATTGCAGAGGCGAGCGCAGCAG AGGTTAAACAATGCCGCTAAAGCGGAAGCGCCAAAGGAAAAAGCTCCGGATAATCGCAAGCCGCAGAATCCCGAAGCTCTAAGGTCGCAGGAGCAAAAAGTCACACACGATAAG CTGATGGAGGAATTTAAGCGTGCACACCAAAAGATGTTCAATTCTGCTCAGCAAAAGGCGCAGGCTTCGGAACAGGTTTCCAAAGATGTTCAAGAAAAG GAACAGGAGAAGAGGACGCTCAACGAgacaacgacgacggcgacggtgaCAACGACAACAGCGGGACCTCCGGTGCCGCCGCCGGCGCCTCCGCTTCCGTTTCCTTCTAAAAACCGGAACACCGACGAGTCAGTAGAGATGCAGAGTATCGAGTCGTTCAAGCTGAAGGAGACGCCCAACACAGTGCCGAAGCCACCGCCGACGTACTTTCCAGTGACGAGCCCGTCCTCAACGAGCGGTAGTCCGCGACACGTTGGTACCGGAAGCAAGGTCCCCAAGGACGCCGCGACGAGCCCCGTCGCGGAGCTCGCGAAGAGCATGTCCGCGTCGGTCTCGCCGACCAACGGCCCTCAATCTTCGAAACTACCCGGCGGCAAAGTGGCCATCAGAATAGGGTCGTACGAGGGTGAGACGAAGCAGCCATCCAGACTGGAGTTCTTGCCGCAGCAGCCGGGCCGTGACAAGAATGGCATCGCCGACGAGACGGACAACGGCCCGGTCGTCTCCAGGCTGCAGAACGAGCTCGCCGCGACTCTGCAAAGGTCGAACCTCAGAAAAAAGACTGAAGGC GAAAATCAGTCGCCTGTGAAGACTATTCACGAGAACATAACAACGTCCAACAACGAAACAACGAACTCAGAGCCGAATAAGCTTTTGCAGAGCAACATCGAGAAGCTCGCTTCCGCTCTGAGCAACAAAGTCACCATCAAAGTGAATCCGGAGAACAGTAGTCGATAA
- the LOC105828589 gene encoding uncharacterized protein LOC105828589 isoform X2 yields MDSNMSTAAFMHRSGGTSSASSAGTGSSTGGGPGNPAGGGRMAVIGVTRNVRLRRRGNAGFGFSLRGGREYAAGFYVSDVQPGGEAHRNGLRVGDQILRVNGYPVEDAVHQEVALLAKNQQVLVLKIRSVGMIPVKDNPNDPVTWHMVQQQQQQLQYNESGIGGVPSSEVRIRILVGEKGRLGCGVCRGIVPGLTVQGTREGGPARAAGLKAGDVIIWCNGQRLTDLPFERAIEVMRSSAILDLVVQRPTSPSHLYDCPEPLWTRGSSGYDSETSSVAAASPPPQHQNNPSSSPQHHHHDGRMHQRYPRDDACNRNGRICCPLALSTTSCSSSSEWPHVDQSSNQNQNHRPIPGGQYHFNPRGNYDDDIDNEPLYDPVAPRIDYEVHDFDANPRDEANRRLAYRRDNARQQDVIYDGPADDLPMYHGSKENGQAVGNRLTDLQLMQRQSEAERKTVTTVEVHQSVCPPAPPPPLPYKWPAENRPRLTFRNTVTSHRYFVIATETKPMNAMGMQMGSTMSMGSTGSTETESSLESSCSKDSASTSSSLSTSSSCEPASTVSYGSAATGKTTDTSTTATYATPRKDVAKTSPIASTDLSTAITQELQRRAQQRLNNAAKAEAPKEKAPDNRKPQNPEALRSQEQKVTHDKLMEEFKRAHQKMFNSAQQKAQASEQVSKDVQEKEQEKRTLNETTTTATVTTTTAGPPVPPPAPPLPFPSKNRNTDESVEMQSIESFKLKETPNTVPKPPPTYFPVTSPSSTSGSPRHVGTGSKVPKDAATSPVAELAKSMSASVSPTNGPQSSKLPGGKVAIRIGSYEGETKQPSRLEFLPQQPGRDKNGIADETDNGPVVSRLQNELAATLQRSNLRKKTEGENQSPVKTIHENITTSNNETTNSEPNKLLQSNIEKLASALSNKVTIKVNPENSSR; encoded by the exons ATGGATAGTAACATGTCAACCGCCGCCTTCATGCATCG GTCGGGTGGCACATCCAGCGCGTCAAGTGCTGGCACGGGATCGTCGACCGGCGGAGGTCCTGGGAATCCGGCAGGAGGCGGTAGGATGGCCGTCATCGGCGTGACCAGGAATGTACGTCTGAGGCGACGCGGTAACGCCGGCTTCGGTTTCTCATTACGGGGTGGACGCGAATACGCCGCCGGATTCTACGTCAGTGACGTCCAACCGGGTGGCGAGGCTCACAGAAACGGATTGAGG GTAGGCGACCAGATCCTGAGGGTAAACGGTTACCCAGTGGAGGACGCCGTCCACCAGGAGGTCGCGCTCCTGGCGAAGAATCAGCAAGTCCTGGTTCTCAAAATTCGAA GCGTCGGGATGATACCTGTAAAAGA CAATCCAAACGATCCGGTTACCTGGCACATGgtgcagcaacagcaacagcagttACAATACAACGAAAGTGGTATAGGCGGTGTACCGAGCTCAGAAGTCCGAATTCGGATACTCGTCGGCGAGAAGGGACGCTTGGGCTGCGGCGTCTGCAGAGGCATCGTACCTGGTCTCACCGTTCAG GGCACGAGGGAGGGCGGTCCCGCGCGAGCGGCGGGCCTGAAGGCCGGCGACGTGATAATCTGGTGCAACGGGCAGCGGCTCACCGATCTTCCGTTCGAGCGGGCCATCGAGGTGATGCGCAGCTCGGCGATCCTCGACCTCGTGGTGCAACGACCCACGTCCCCCAGTCATCTTTACGACTGTCCCGAGCCGCTGTGGACCCGCGGCTCCAGCGGCTACGATTCCGAGACGTCCAGCGTGGCGGCCGCGAGCCCGCCGCCCCAGCATCAGAACAACCCGTCGTCCTCGCCGCAGCATCACCACCACGACGGCAGGATGCATCAGCGGTATCCGCGCGACGACGCCTGCAACAGAAACGGCAG GATATGCTGCCCCCTCGCCCTGTCGACCACCAGCTGCAGTTCCTCCTCGGAGTGGCCGCACGTGGATCAG AGCTCGAACCAGAACCAGAATCACCGGCCTATACCGGGTGGGCAGTATCACTTCAATCCGCGCGGCAATTACGACGATGACATCGACAACGAGCCGCTTTACGATCCCGTGGCGCCCAGGATCGACTACGAGGTGCATGATTTCGATGCGAATCCACGGGACGAGGCCAATCGCCGGCTGGCCTATCGGCGAGATAACGCGAGGCAGCAGGACGTGATTTATGACGGGCCCGCGGACGACCTGCCCATGTACCATGGCTCCAAA GAGAACGGCCAGGCGGTCGGCAATCGATTGACGGACCTGCAACTCATGCAGCGACAGAGCGAGGCCGAGAGGAAGACGGTAACGACCGTAGAGGTGCATCAGTCGGTCTGTCCACCTGCACCTCCGCCGCCGCTTCCTTACAAATGGCCAGCAG AGAATCGTCCGCGTCTAACGTTTCGTAATACCGTCACAAGTCACCGTTACTTCGTCATCGCTACAGAGACCAAGCCAATGAACGCCATGGGCATGCAAATGGGCAGCACCATGTCGATGGGCAGCACCGGCTCGACGGAGACCGAGTCGAGCCTCGAGTCGTCCTGCAGCAAGGATTCCgcgtcgacgtcgtcgtccCTGTCGACGTCGTCGTCCTGCGAGCCGGCGTCCACCGTTTCTTACGGCTCGGCGGCGACCGGCAAGACGACGGACACCTCGACGACGGCCACGTACGCGACGCCGCGCAAGGACGTCGCCAAGACCTCGCCGATCGCGAGCACCGATCTGAGCACCGCCATCACGCAGGAATTGCAGAGGCGAGCGCAGCAG AGGTTAAACAATGCCGCTAAAGCGGAAGCGCCAAAGGAAAAAGCTCCGGATAATCGCAAGCCGCAGAATCCCGAAGCTCTAAGGTCGCAGGAGCAAAAAGTCACACACGATAAG CTGATGGAGGAATTTAAGCGTGCACACCAAAAGATGTTCAATTCTGCTCAGCAAAAGGCGCAGGCTTCGGAACAGGTTTCCAAAGATGTTCAAGAAAAG GAACAGGAGAAGAGGACGCTCAACGAgacaacgacgacggcgacggtgaCAACGACAACAGCGGGACCTCCGGTGCCGCCGCCGGCGCCTCCGCTTCCGTTTCCTTCTAAAAACCGGAACACCGACGAGTCAGTAGAGATGCAGAGTATCGAGTCGTTCAAGCTGAAGGAGACGCCCAACACAGTGCCGAAGCCACCGCCGACGTACTTTCCAGTGACGAGCCCGTCCTCAACGAGCGGTAGTCCGCGACACGTTGGTACCGGAAGCAAGGTCCCCAAGGACGCCGCGACGAGCCCCGTCGCGGAGCTCGCGAAGAGCATGTCCGCGTCGGTCTCGCCGACCAACGGCCCTCAATCTTCGAAACTACCCGGCGGCAAAGTGGCCATCAGAATAGGGTCGTACGAGGGTGAGACGAAGCAGCCATCCAGACTGGAGTTCTTGCCGCAGCAGCCGGGCCGTGACAAGAATGGCATCGCCGACGAGACGGACAACGGCCCGGTCGTCTCCAGGCTGCAGAACGAGCTCGCCGCGACTCTGCAAAGGTCGAACCTCAGAAAAAAGACTGAAGGC GAAAATCAGTCGCCTGTGAAGACTATTCACGAGAACATAACAACGTCCAACAACGAAACAACGAACTCAGAGCCGAATAAGCTTTTGCAGAGCAACATCGAGAAGCTCGCTTCCGCTCTGAGCAACAAAGTCACCATCAAAGTGAATCCGGAGAACAGTAGTCGATAA
- the LOC105828589 gene encoding uncharacterized protein LOC105828589 isoform X3 yields MDSNMSTAAFMHRSGGTSSASSAGTGSSTGGGPGNPAGGGRMAVIGVTRNVRLRRRGNAGFGFSLRGGREYAAGFYVSDVQPGGEAHRNGLRVGDQILRVNGYPVEDAVHQEVALLAKNQQVLVLKIRSVGMIPVKDNPNDPVTWHMVQQQQQQLQYNESGIGGVPSSEVRIRILVGEKGRLGCGVCRGIVPGLTVQGTREGGPARAAGLKAGDVIIWCNGQRLTDLPFERAIEVMRSSAILDLVVQRPTSPSHLYDCPEPLWTRGSSGYDSETSSVAAASPPPQHQNNPSSSPQHHHHDGRMHQRYPRDDACNRNGRICCPLALSTTSCSSSSEWPHVDQAPEWSRKPNNTTVIRVNQSSNQNQNHRPIPGGQYHFNPRGNYDDDIDNEPLYDPVAPRIDYEVHDFDANPRDEANRRLAYRRDNARQQDVIYDGPADDLPMYHGSKENGQAVGNRLTDLQLMQRQSEAERKTVTTVEVHQSVCPPAPPPPLPYKWPAETKPMNAMGMQMGSTMSMGSTGSTETESSLESSCSKDSASTSSSLSTSSSCEPASTVSYGSAATGKTTDTSTTATYATPRKDVAKTSPIASTDLSTAITQELQRRAQQRLNNAAKAEAPKEKAPDNRKPQNPEALRSQEQKVTHDKLMEEFKRAHQKMFNSAQQKAQASEQVSKDVQEKEQEKRTLNETTTTATVTTTTAGPPVPPPAPPLPFPSKNRNTDESVEMQSIESFKLKETPNTVPKPPPTYFPVTSPSSTSGSPRHVGTGSKVPKDAATSPVAELAKSMSASVSPTNGPQSSKLPGGKVAIRIGSYEGETKQPSRLEFLPQQPGRDKNGIADETDNGPVVSRLQNELAATLQRSNLRKKTEGENQSPVKTIHENITTSNNETTNSEPNKLLQSNIEKLASALSNKVTIKVNPENSSR; encoded by the exons ATGGATAGTAACATGTCAACCGCCGCCTTCATGCATCG GTCGGGTGGCACATCCAGCGCGTCAAGTGCTGGCACGGGATCGTCGACCGGCGGAGGTCCTGGGAATCCGGCAGGAGGCGGTAGGATGGCCGTCATCGGCGTGACCAGGAATGTACGTCTGAGGCGACGCGGTAACGCCGGCTTCGGTTTCTCATTACGGGGTGGACGCGAATACGCCGCCGGATTCTACGTCAGTGACGTCCAACCGGGTGGCGAGGCTCACAGAAACGGATTGAGG GTAGGCGACCAGATCCTGAGGGTAAACGGTTACCCAGTGGAGGACGCCGTCCACCAGGAGGTCGCGCTCCTGGCGAAGAATCAGCAAGTCCTGGTTCTCAAAATTCGAA GCGTCGGGATGATACCTGTAAAAGA CAATCCAAACGATCCGGTTACCTGGCACATGgtgcagcaacagcaacagcagttACAATACAACGAAAGTGGTATAGGCGGTGTACCGAGCTCAGAAGTCCGAATTCGGATACTCGTCGGCGAGAAGGGACGCTTGGGCTGCGGCGTCTGCAGAGGCATCGTACCTGGTCTCACCGTTCAG GGCACGAGGGAGGGCGGTCCCGCGCGAGCGGCGGGCCTGAAGGCCGGCGACGTGATAATCTGGTGCAACGGGCAGCGGCTCACCGATCTTCCGTTCGAGCGGGCCATCGAGGTGATGCGCAGCTCGGCGATCCTCGACCTCGTGGTGCAACGACCCACGTCCCCCAGTCATCTTTACGACTGTCCCGAGCCGCTGTGGACCCGCGGCTCCAGCGGCTACGATTCCGAGACGTCCAGCGTGGCGGCCGCGAGCCCGCCGCCCCAGCATCAGAACAACCCGTCGTCCTCGCCGCAGCATCACCACCACGACGGCAGGATGCATCAGCGGTATCCGCGCGACGACGCCTGCAACAGAAACGGCAG GATATGCTGCCCCCTCGCCCTGTCGACCACCAGCTGCAGTTCCTCCTCGGAGTGGCCGCACGTGGATCAG GCGCCGGAATGGTCGCGTAAACCGAATAACACAACCGTGATTCGTGTTAATCAGAGCTCGAACCAGAACCAGAATCACCGGCCTATACCGGGTGGGCAGTATCACTTCAATCCGCGCGGCAATTACGACGATGACATCGACAACGAGCCGCTTTACGATCCCGTGGCGCCCAGGATCGACTACGAGGTGCATGATTTCGATGCGAATCCACGGGACGAGGCCAATCGCCGGCTGGCCTATCGGCGAGATAACGCGAGGCAGCAGGACGTGATTTATGACGGGCCCGCGGACGACCTGCCCATGTACCATGGCTCCAAA GAGAACGGCCAGGCGGTCGGCAATCGATTGACGGACCTGCAACTCATGCAGCGACAGAGCGAGGCCGAGAGGAAGACGGTAACGACCGTAGAGGTGCATCAGTCGGTCTGTCCACCTGCACCTCCGCCGCCGCTTCCTTACAAATGGCCAGCAG AGACCAAGCCAATGAACGCCATGGGCATGCAAATGGGCAGCACCATGTCGATGGGCAGCACCGGCTCGACGGAGACCGAGTCGAGCCTCGAGTCGTCCTGCAGCAAGGATTCCgcgtcgacgtcgtcgtccCTGTCGACGTCGTCGTCCTGCGAGCCGGCGTCCACCGTTTCTTACGGCTCGGCGGCGACCGGCAAGACGACGGACACCTCGACGACGGCCACGTACGCGACGCCGCGCAAGGACGTCGCCAAGACCTCGCCGATCGCGAGCACCGATCTGAGCACCGCCATCACGCAGGAATTGCAGAGGCGAGCGCAGCAG AGGTTAAACAATGCCGCTAAAGCGGAAGCGCCAAAGGAAAAAGCTCCGGATAATCGCAAGCCGCAGAATCCCGAAGCTCTAAGGTCGCAGGAGCAAAAAGTCACACACGATAAG CTGATGGAGGAATTTAAGCGTGCACACCAAAAGATGTTCAATTCTGCTCAGCAAAAGGCGCAGGCTTCGGAACAGGTTTCCAAAGATGTTCAAGAAAAG GAACAGGAGAAGAGGACGCTCAACGAgacaacgacgacggcgacggtgaCAACGACAACAGCGGGACCTCCGGTGCCGCCGCCGGCGCCTCCGCTTCCGTTTCCTTCTAAAAACCGGAACACCGACGAGTCAGTAGAGATGCAGAGTATCGAGTCGTTCAAGCTGAAGGAGACGCCCAACACAGTGCCGAAGCCACCGCCGACGTACTTTCCAGTGACGAGCCCGTCCTCAACGAGCGGTAGTCCGCGACACGTTGGTACCGGAAGCAAGGTCCCCAAGGACGCCGCGACGAGCCCCGTCGCGGAGCTCGCGAAGAGCATGTCCGCGTCGGTCTCGCCGACCAACGGCCCTCAATCTTCGAAACTACCCGGCGGCAAAGTGGCCATCAGAATAGGGTCGTACGAGGGTGAGACGAAGCAGCCATCCAGACTGGAGTTCTTGCCGCAGCAGCCGGGCCGTGACAAGAATGGCATCGCCGACGAGACGGACAACGGCCCGGTCGTCTCCAGGCTGCAGAACGAGCTCGCCGCGACTCTGCAAAGGTCGAACCTCAGAAAAAAGACTGAAGGC GAAAATCAGTCGCCTGTGAAGACTATTCACGAGAACATAACAACGTCCAACAACGAAACAACGAACTCAGAGCCGAATAAGCTTTTGCAGAGCAACATCGAGAAGCTCGCTTCCGCTCTGAGCAACAAAGTCACCATCAAAGTGAATCCGGAGAACAGTAGTCGATAA
- the LOC105828594 gene encoding CD151 antigen, with amino-acid sequence MGYDTEMDGCGRFMKYSLFFTNFVIFIGGLVVTGLGVWALVDKVPWIGELVGNDLLTGAVYVLLVGGIVVAFIAFFGCVGASREVKCMLLTYFIIVFLLFVTMLIGGVLGYVFREKLLSTVDREMKSSLRLYDHRKSIRDAWDTTQSTLHCCGVNSWRDWGGYGLNVPESCCREIQPGQRFHCNAGPDTVNPSNAYVEGCINGTRVYLQQHAAVMGGAGIAVACLMFFGMIFSCALFKLIK; translated from the exons ATGGGATACGACACAGAAATGGATGGCTGCGGACGATTCATGAAATACTCCCTGTTCTTCACGAACTTTGTCATCTTC ATTGGCGGGCTTGTTGTAACGGGTTTGGGTGTGTGGGCCCTGGTCGACAAAGTACCATGGATAGGTGAACTCGTGGGGAACGATCTATTAACCGGTGCAGTCTACGTTCTACTGGTCGGTGGTATCGTCGTGGCGTTTATCGCTTTCTTCGGGTGCGTCGGTGCATCGCGGGAAGTCAAGTGTATGCTTCTGACA TACTTCATAATCGTATTTTTGCTGTTTGTGACTATGCTCATCGGTGGCGTCCTCGGATACGTTTTCCGCGAGAAATTGCTGAGCACGGTCGACAGAGAGATGAAAAGTTCGCTCCGTCTTTACGATCACCGTAAATCCATTCGTGACGCCTGGGACACCACACAGTCGACG CTCCACTGTTGCGGCGTTAACAGCTGGAGGGACTGGGGAGGCTACGGTCTTAACGTGCCAGAGAGCTGCTGCCGAGAAATTCAACCTGGACAG CGATTCCACTGCAACGCCGGCCCGGACACGGTAAATCCCTCTAACGCTTACGTGGAAGGTTGCATCAACGGAACGCGAGTCTACCTGCAGCAACACGCGGCCGTTATGGGTGGTGCTGGTATTGCAGTCGCATGTCTCATG TTTTTCGGAATGATATTCTCTTGCGCGCTCTTCAAGCTGATCAAATGA